A stretch of Arctopsyche grandis isolate Sample6627 chromosome 9, ASM5162203v2, whole genome shotgun sequence DNA encodes these proteins:
- the LOC143917410 gene encoding uncharacterized protein LOC143917410, which translates to MAEYRNYLKNSLLKELKSSSLNETKTNLLKGPKNSALEELMSSSLKGTKTNHWKGSKRSPVEKHEDPFGKINEQHPTTSDEQTPDSAEEQFSEKENEEESKGKNDSVMAPNDYPMDLELWPEHISEKNIIFLNK; encoded by the coding sequence atggcaGAATATCGGAACTACTTGAAGAACAGTCTTCTGAAAGAACTGAAGAGCAGCTCCCTGAATGAAACGAAGACGAACCTCTTGAAAGGGCCGAAAAACAGCGCTCTAGAAGAACTGATGAGCAGCTCTCTGAAAGGAACGAAGACCAACCACTGGAAAGGATCAAAACGCAGCCCTGTAGAAAAACATGAAGACCCATTTGGAAAAATTAATGAGCAGCATCCTACAACGTCTGATGAACAGACCCCAGACAGTGCTGAAGAACAGTtttctgaaaaagaaaatgagGAAGAAAGTAAAGGTAAAAATGATTCTGTAATGGCTCCCAATGATTATCCTATGGATTTAGAATTGTGGCCAGAGCatatatctgaaaaaaatattatttttcttaataaataa